TTTCGAGCATCAGACAACCTCACTCAGGCGACCCAGCTGATGTTGATCAAGCCTCAGCTTGTGCCCTAGCTGCACTTTTCCACGGATCCGCTCTCTTGATCCAGAGCCACCTAGAGGCTTTCTCAACAACCTCCATGCTGTTACGGAtgtccctccttctctctcctgtgATGCCGAGTGCACAGTAGGCCTTACAGAGGGACTGTCCTGCAAAAGCCTCTGCACCCTACCTCCACTGATAAGCACCTTGCCTTCCAGCCTCGTCTGCGGCAGTCGCTGACGAGGCCCTCATACTTCTCCCTCTTGCACCAATAAGCCTCCTCCATGCGGTCCTCCCATGGCACGGTGAGTTCCAGCATGACAATGTTCTTTGTTGTCTCTGATATTAGAACCATGTCAGGTCTTGGAGACATGCTGAGGGAACTTGAGTTGCCGCCTCAAGTCCACCGTAAACTGCCAATCCTGTGCAGTGTAGAGAAGccctgatgttgccttatagGTGCAGCTCTTGGCTTTTCTCTGGCTCTGATGAAGCTGATGGTGTGCTTCGTGGGTCTTGTCCTCCGGCTGCTGGTGTTGGCACTGCAGATGGTCACCTGGTCGCCCGCCAGCGATATCGGCCCTCCCCAAGCGCCTTAGGGCAGCAGCTCAAAATGTGCTCTACGGTCTCCTTCCTCTGGCAGAGGGAGCATGCAGGTGTATCAATCAAGCCCCAGCAGTGCAGGTTTGATGGACTGGGGAGGACATCAAAGACacacatatttgtttatgcacatcacacacatttattgttctttttaatgtatttattgctATTATATATCCTGTTATCTAATTGTCATCCCTATTctatagtcatattatttctgtatattaatcttgtgttCTCTATAACATTGTGCAATTGTAGCACTATTTCTTCCGCACTCTTCCTCCACTgtagatttattttgttatgtttctgtcgtcttaatttgtgcaaaataaataaaaacaaattaacttAACATGCATGAATTCAAGCTTTTTTATTGCATCGCGTTCATTCTCTCTGAGTTTCTGCATTTACTGGTGTTGATCAATTTGTCTGACACAACATTGCAATAGACGTTACTGCTTCCTCTGTGCCCACGATGAGCTAACAGAAACTTTCCCATTAACTGTGATGTAAATTATTACAAAGACATCTGGATGGAAAATAACCACCTGTAGTTGACTCACTCAGCTTCTCCATCATGTTGTCTGTGGAGTTTAACACCCATTCATTTGTTATAGAATAAACTGACTTTAATGATTAAgcccaaattaattaattaatacccCCTGACCCGGCagaacttttttaattttaaatgtaaggCAAGAAGGAATTTTTGTTCACAGTGACGTGACACAACATGTCCGTTTGTTCGCCCTATAGAAGCTCTACCagaagcaacaacagcagcgtGAGGGCTGGAGAAGAGAGTTTGTGAGCTCAGACTCCTGATGAAGGAAATGCACTCACAAAAACACCTGGAATAATTACTGACATATATTGTCAAACAGTAAAAGGCAAGCACTGCTGTAAAACCTCTCAGAGGAGATACTTGAAGAGACTGCGTGGACCTGAATGCATacagaataaaagaaaacagataaGGGAAAAAGCTGTTGGCACCCTAACGTCATTTTATTCCAACATTTAAGTACTTCATATGTAATGTAAGTAATTACAATTACATTATCATATATAGACTTCTTATAATCTACTACATGTATCATATGCATGTCTGTCACCGTTCTCAATAGTTTGGGGTCAGAACGAGGTCCAGATacaaattgaaaatgttaaTATATCTTTATTTCTTACGATACCCCAACAACTAGCAATACTGTGAAGTTAATGTAACAAACGTGTCATGTCATCATAATTACAGTGTCATGTTTTGGGAAAATTTTCAGTTGGGTGAGCAATCACAGCACAACTTCCTCTCGTGTCCATAAAAGGAATATTGAGTTAGCGACTCAAAGGTGTCGTTGCTCAACACGCCCTGTGACGCTGACGCCTTTCAGCCTATATATACCAGGTGCCTGCAGCACAGAGACACAAGTTGGATTCAACGAAAACATGGAGACTTTCAATCTATGCGTTCTACTGAGCCTGGCAGTCGCAGTTTACTGCGTGCCGATATCGCAGGTTACGGTGCAAGATGAGGATTTTGCAGAGGTATGTATGCTTGCTTTGTCTGTTTCTGCATGCATTGGATGCATGTGGACACTTTTGGGATTCTGAATGTTACGCTGTACGGGGAAAAACTAGTGGCAAATGTAAATAGCTTTCTGTATATTACGTACAGCTgactcctgttctctctcttgCAGAACTACCTGAAGAACTTCTTCAACCTAACAGAGGAGAGCGGTCCGCCCATGAGACGGGGGATCAGCCCGGTGAGCAGGAAGCTGAGTGAGATGCAGAGATTCTTCGGTCTCCAGATCACCGGGACGCTGGACGCCGACACCATGGCGATGATGAAAAAGCCCCGCTGTGGCGTCCCGGACGTCAAAATCGCCCGTTTCTCCACGTTTGGAAATGACTTCAAGTGGAAGAAAAACAGCCTTACCTTCAGGTGACTGATCTGACGTGAGAAAGTAAAGTGTGAGAGAGTAATATCATAGTAAGACTAACTAATAATATTCTTTGTCTGTTGTCCTACAGGATAGAGAACTACACACCTGACATGCCTGTGTCAGAGGTAGATGACTCCATAGAGAAGGCGCTGCAGGTCTGGGCCAAGGTCACTCCTCTGAGATTCACAAGGATCTACAGCGGCACAGCTGACATCATGATCTCCTTCGGGGGCCGATGTGAGTACAGAATACTCTCTCTATATACTCAGGTTGTTGGTTGTGATGTCCCATGAAGCAGCTTTGCTTGAATCTGACATGAATATGTTCTTGTTAACAGCACATGGTGATATTTACCCCTTCGATGGCCCTAATGGCATTCTTGCCCACGCCTTCGCCCCGGGCCGCGACTTGGGAGGAGATGCTCATTTTGATGAGGATGAGACCTTCACTTTCCGCTCAAACAGAGGTcagtctgtttctctttttactCACTAAATGCTGTCGATCAGAGAGGAGCTGTAACTAACCTGTAGTTCTGTGTATTCTCTGCTGCAGGCTACGTCCTCTTCATGGTGGCTGCCCATGAGTTCGGCCACTCCCTGGGCTTGACTCACTCTAATGATCCCGGTGCTCTCATGTTCCCCCACTACTCGTTCGGAAACCCCGACACCTTCGTTCTGCCGCGGGACGATGTCAACGGCATCCAGTCTCTCTATGGTTAGTACTAACTGGCTGGATCATCGATGCCTGTTTGCTCACAGTAGCACTTGACCAAAATCTCTTGCACAATCTCTGACAAtgtcttgctaatgtcattgtTGTAATGCTGATTTTGTTTAACCTCCAGGTCCAAACCCTCAGGATCCCTCTATAGAGGAACCTCAGCCCCCCACCACCCCCGACGCCTGTGATTCAACCATGGTCTTGGATGCTGTCGCCACCCTGCGAGGAGAGATGCTCTTCTTCAAAGATAGGTATTGTAGACGTATAGTTCAAACATCTGAATGCTGAAGTCCATCAAGAGTGTTTTCTGACTTATAATGTTCTTGTGTGTTCTCAGGTTCTTCTGGCGTAGTTACCCTCAGAGCAACACACCTCAGCAGAGTCTCATCACAAACTTCTGGCCCGACGCCCCCACCAGCATCAACGCCGCTTATGAAAGCCAACAATCAGACAAACTCTTTGTCTTTAAAGGTAACGTGTTCCCCTTATCTATACCCGAGGCTCCAATCTGACGActacattatttacatttacatgcatatactaaaaagcattttcttttttatctctaTACAGGTCGTGAAGTGTGGGCTTTCAGCGGCTACGATCTCGTGAGTGGCTATCCTAAACCAATCTCCAGTTTCGGTCTGCCCAAAAGTGTGAAGAAGATCAACGCGGCCCTCTATGACGTGCGATCTGGCAAGACTCTGTTCTTTGTAGGCGACAATTACTACAGGTGTGTTCAGATGACGTGATGTGAGATGAATTCAGGTGATGGTTAACAATAGTGAATGTATCTAactgctgtctgtgtttcctcAGTTATGATGAGGCCAGAAAGACGATGGACCAGGGTTTCCCCAAGCGAGTGGATCAGACCTTCTCCGGCCTGACCTCCGAGGTGACTGCAGCTTTCCAGTACAGAGGTGAGCAGCAGTCAAAGtttgggatgcaccgatactattttttcagaccgagtacaagtacttacatttgggtactctccgttACCGAGttccgatacgagtacttctatgtgtctaaagaccctcgttaacagccagctggagggtgtgagcgacacacggcaggcttgGGAGTCCGGCATACAAGGCGGTGCGTCGTGACCGGCTCTAGatcagcttggaaaggctcggggcgaaggtgcttcccggggccgtggccaaagtgtcaccggggcggactgtcctcagtgcgccccaaccacGTCGTGCCACCAtatcggggctcggcccacgtaaaaggcgccaggggtctgcggcgatggcggcaacccacccgacccgtcttgaaacacggaccaaggagtctaacgcacgcaccAGTCAGAGAgtgcaaaaccctgtggcgcaatgaaagagAGAGCCGACGCTGAGGTGGGATTGGTCGGGAGCACCatcggcccgtctcgcccgcaccgagTGCACCtagtgcgataggacccgaaagacggtgaagagaggttaacgtcacgctgccgtaaagtggtatcggtgccgttgtatcggagccgttttgcgagtacgagtacatgagcacagtattggacccgatacccgataccggtatcgggtatcggtgcataCCTACTTCCAAGTCAAGATGATTGAAATGAGAAATTAGCACATGAAGCTAACACTGAGTGTCTGTTCTACAGGTTTTACTTACATCTACAGCGGACCCCACATGTACGAGTACAGCCTGAGGACCGGGAGGATGTTCCGTCTGCTGGGGAACAGCTACTTCCTGCGCTGCACCAACTACTAGACCCGTTTACTAGCCAACTTCTTTATGTAGCAACAGAGTTAAAGCAACCATAAGTAATAATAtatcttataatatataattatattgttACACACTTACGGGTGGATAAATGCCCTTCCTGAGAACAGCAccttatttgttatttttactctttttgTGATGCTTTTTTGAAGTtaattattctattttatcttATAGTAGCTTATTTAAGTCATATTCATAATTGAATTATTgctgttgttatttttgttgctgtttgaaTGTAGTTTAACTGTGAAACTTTGGAGCATGTTACCCAAAGTCATTTGACATTGTTACACGTGTATACACCACTGTGATAAAACATATGAATGTATGTATGCAaatattaagaaaaacaaatgtgacaGTAAGAATGAGCAAATAAACAttgtttaaatacattttaagtatgttttcttgttattttgcaTATGCAGatcaaataatatataatatcctGTTTGCCACAACAGTGCTTGTTGTACATTTTCATATATGAAGAACTGGTTGCTTCTagtactaaacacaaagtacagcagagAGGCGGATGGGAATGTCACaggttttgcaggtattttctattcaattcaattcaatctttattgcagactcaaggtccagataagaaaaaagaacaacaatacattacataagatacattacaatacaggaactataaaaagtcatgattaaaagatattaaaaatataaatataaatatataaatacatataaagaaGTATAGcagtgcctccacagctgtTATTAGTACCGTGTGGTGCTAAATCTGATGTTAGACAACCGTAACATGATGTCATTCTCAGAGTGATTTAGCCGgcatataaatgtgtaaatgagatttcttaatacagtttgaaaagtatttatgcctgcagacacaaacatttcaccGGCACTGCAACATCTCTGTCTTTTTAGTAATATTCTCTTTGCATCATTTTATGCAACCTGAAGTCTCTCGCTTTTTTATAGTTTGTCCACAAATGGGCTGTAGACAGCGGTGTACAATCTGCTCTGAACAGAGACATCCGAACACACACTACACTTCCGTGAGAGAATATTTGCTTGTGCGTACAATCTAAAGCGGCATTACCTATAAATATCATCATCGTCTGTCATGTCTTCAGTAATGAAACGTCCAAGATATTTGACCTTATTACAGACACAAAGATTGTTATCAGACAATTTGTAGTCTGGACATTTTAGACATTTGTCCTCCTTCGTTCTACAGGTCAAGACTACACTCTCACTGGCATTGTGTTGGATATCATGTTCAACACCAGACACAGAACATACATTGAGGAGCTGCTGAAGACCAGCGCTACTTGGACTAAAGACCACAAGATCATCTGCATACATGATATGGTTCACTAAAGTATTACCAACCATGCACCCAGTATTACAGGCAGAGATCATAAAAAGAACTGGGGACAAAAGTCCCCCTTGTCTGAGACACTGTTGCCCCATTTTACTTGCATGGTCTGGTGAGCAAACCAGTAAACCAGGATTCTCACAATGTATTTGGGCACCCCTTTTTGACTCAATTTAATAAACAACCTTCTATGATTAACACAGTCAAAAGCTTTAGAAGcatcaataaaacacataagAACTGATGAATTTTAACctctatatttgtttacaatttcCTTTAATGCATGTTATACACAGGTcgtgtttagctttaaaaccaaACTGGTCGTCTATGGAGTTAATAAACTCATTTAATCTATCCAgcaggatatatatatatatatatatatatatatatatatatatacacactggtacatttatacgcttaaaaaaattacaaacagtccctttaaaaaaaaaataaaaataataataataatatatatatatatatatatatatatataaagaaacatataaagaaaactttaaaagacagacaaactgttatttatgtgtatttatgttgtTAGTAAACTGTACAGGTAATATGGTGTGGCTAAAGTAATGGAGAGTGAGAGCTCTTGGTTTTTCTGAGGATCTGTGTTAAGAGGTGCTGTTCTCATTGGCTGGCCTTCGATGACGTCGCTGCTGCGGATTGGCTGAGGACGGCGGGGTTGGCCAATTTAACTTCCGggtaaacaaacagctgatagcAGGTCGATGGCTGTCAGCTGTTTTTGccaaaatagtaataataataatacaataaactgattaaaagtgaagccgaaataactacataatgatgctgattagtaaaaagtctaaattcatgctttgtcaggtctgttaccatgacgacaagcaaacaacttttaaattgcttgttttctgaatggagtctggtatgtatatattgttacacaccacttatgtgatgaatgcttttgatacacatgctttaaagtcccatatttaaaaaagtcagattttcatgtctgttatagtataaagcaggtttaagtgctttatataaatactgttaaactatcaaaacgctcaataaacggagaaatacacacagcccgtattcagaaattgtgtgtttgaaacaagccgtcaggatttttgtccatttgtgatgtcacaaatatacaatatttagatcatcacacggttttaaacgtaaacattctaaatgtgtcccagtttattttctgttgcagtgtatgtaaataacatcagctgacaggaagtaaacatggacccaagctgttgcctagcaacgcaattcctttgaaatgagctaaaacggagcgtttcagacagacagtgaatacaggtatattcaggcagacaggacgaggaaaataaagttgtttttttaacattacagcatgtaaacttgttctagtaaaaacacaaaacacaagtatgaacctgacaatgagcacgatatgggacctttaataaaaaacttgaaatacttttaaccttgcatactgtatgtcatgctaatacgTTTCACCTTGTATagaatgtataatatactgagtagtaaatgttatcatttactagtgtattctcctgtttgTATTGattcttgttttgagttgtttggtggatcggatgattgaactctctatcagtaacaaggaacaataaatacactgtttaccaatggcagagaattttggcaaatgtttcttgggcgctacccacataatcagctgtgctgctcatcccacaaatgcatgatccttacaagttggacatcattgtgaaggtaaataaacaggctttccaaccatgtaaaatacaatgacaatcaGCATTGTAACAACAACATTGTTAATTGTAATTGCTTCTTAACTGAATGACCAGAGAgtgtttattaaataatttctccaacaatatatataaatatatatttatattatatatttatatatatatatattttatatatatatatatttatatatatttatatatatatatatatatatatatatatatatatatatatatatttatttatatatatgcatCATGGTTAATTGGTCACAGATTTTGTAGGCAAAATGCTAAGATTTatatttagtagtagtagtaaataaataaataaataataaacaatcaggTCCTTTTGAtgagtattttattattattatttcacaatatatatataatggctAAGATGCTGCTTTTCTATTGCAACACTTTCATCACTTCTTGCATCTACTGGGCGGTTTACCTGAAGACATAATAAGTTGCACAATGAAGACATGTAGTGCTCCTCCCAGGGTCCAGAGTTAGGAAACAGCAATCACAATGTAGTTTTCCACTAACAATGTTGTTAACAAATGTTACACAAATAGATacataaagatatatatatatatatatatatatatatatatatataaagaagtgattttacatttacagaatAAACTGACCCATGTCATAAAATGATGAATATTGACCCAACTATAAACCTGTTACAGCTGTTGTGACGTAGTTGGTGAGTATAGAGTTGTACGGTGACCTGTGGCATCTGCACATACTATACCTGTCAGAAGGACTTCATGACATGACGCAGCTTGTCTGTTTTCTTGCACAGAGCACATCACTGTCCTGTCAGTAGCAACAGTAGCCTGAGGGGTTAGAGGAGACATAAGGACTGTTGAATTCACGACAGACTGCCGGAAAAACCTGACTAAAATATCAGAATATGGCTCAGAATATAAGCTTAAGCAACAGATAGAGAAGTCATGGTACCTTGGCCAGCTGCTCCTGTTAATGCTGTATGTATGAGTATCACTTCCATAccacttattttatttaaaggataGTTTCTGTATTGACATGTCATGTGTCATCATGGGGGATTTTTCTTGTCTTGGCTGAGCAATCAAAGCCAATCTCCTCCTTGTCATCCATAAATGGAATACTTCTTCTTGAGTCACTGAGGTAGTTAGTTGCTCAACACGCCCACTCCTCCAACAACGCGTCTACTCCTCCTCagcctgtatatatataacagctgACTCCAGCAACGCAAACACAAGTCACATTAAAGTGAGCAAGCATGAGGTCTTGCAGTCTGTGCATCGTACTGAGCCTACTGGCACTCACAGTTTACTGTGTGCctacaacaccaccaccaccaccggtCACTGTGCAGGATGAAGGCTTTGCAGAGGtgtgtatgtttacatgcatgtgtTCTCACTACTTTGCTTTTAAGATGTGCATTTTGGGGACTTTTCTCACCTTCATTTTACAGAACTACCTGAAGAACTTCTTCAAcctgacagaggagagaggtcCAGCCACCAGACGGGGGATCAGCCCGGTGAGCAGGAAGCTGAGTGAGATGCAGAGATTCTTCGGTCTCCAGATCACCGGGACGCTGGACGCCGACACCGtggtgatgatgaagaaggCCCGCTGTGGCGTCCCGGACGGCAACATCGCCCGTTTCTCCACGTTTGGAAGTAACCTCAAGTGGGAGAAAAAGAGCCTTACCTACAGGTGAACTGATCTGGAGTGAGAAAGTAAAGTGTGAGAGAGTAATATCATAGTAAGTCTAACTAATAATTCTTCTTGACTATTTGTCTGACAGGATAGTGACCTACACACGTGACATGCCTGTGTCAGAGATAGATGACTCCATAGAGAAGGCGCTGCAGGTCTGGGCCAAGGTCACTCCTCTGAGATTCACAAAGATCAGCAGTGGCACCGCTGACATCATGATCTCCTTCGGCAGCCGATGTGAGTACAGAATGAGtttcagaggtggaagaagtactcagatcctttatttaataaaagcagaaaaactctaaaaatactctattacaagtaaaagtcctgtattctCAGTGTTAATTATCAAAAGTACTCACTATGCAGAATGGCAGAgtgtttaattattaatattatattatattatattatattatattatattgtattgtattgtattatattatatcatattatattacattatatcatattatattatattatattatattgtattgtattatattatattatatcatattatattatattatattgtattatattatattatattatgttatgttatattatattgtattgtattatattatattatattatattatattatattatattatattatattgtattatattatattatatcatattatattacattgtatcatattacattacattgtatcatattacattatatcatattatgttatattatatcatattatattatatcatatcatattatattatatcatattatattatattgtatcgtattatattatattatattatgttatattatattgtattgtattgtattatattatattatgttatatcatatattatattatgttatattatattatgttatattgtattatattatattgtattatagtatattatattatactatattaaaaTAGTGctgcatcatattttacataCTCTTCATGTACAGCATGTTGCATGGAAACTCTTGATCTCAAaaataactagtaactaaacacgtcaaataaatgtagtgaggTATAAGTATGATATTTCCATCTGAAACATTGTGgactagaagtataaagtagcatgaaatttaaatactccagtaaagtacACACACCTCAAGTAATGTACTTTAATATTTACCACTGATAACTTGAGCTTGTTGATCTGCTATGGTGTGTATTTGGGTGGCATATCCCTTAATTACTGGCAATGCAGTGCAGTTACATGATGTACCGTATATCACTCAACATAACAAAGAGACAACAATCATTCCACTGGTGGCGTGCTGGTGCCTGCAGGAACCATCTTTACCATGTGTTAAGGGTTAAGAGGGTGTTGAAAAAGGCTGGTTGTGATATCCCACAAAGAAAACTTAGCTATACAGAAGACATTTGTGTTGTGGGGTAAAATAGCAACGATGCATTTGGAACAGCCAGTTCTGAGTttacaaaaaatacaagaagTGTAGAGCaggagtcagcaacctgcgtctcttcagctcctctccagcggctccctgtggatttataaacatggaaatgaataactgttttcttgtttacattttaatttttatttatcattgttgtaggtctatggtacgacggtacgacggagtattaggaacacattgagggaaaaaataaatctgagatttagagaataaagtcataggtttacgagaaaaaaagttgtatttttttctcttaatattacgacttttttctaataaaattatgactttatttgcgtaatattaaaacttttttcccgtaaagttatgactttattctcataatatcacaacttttttctcgtaatattctgactttattgtgtaaatctcagatgtgttttccctcaatgtggtcctaatactccgtagtacattgtctctttggccctcactgcattagactgatatactatatacttagactataaactgtgttaccttcatcacaatgatcaaatgttttgcggctccagacagattttcttttttgcctaaaatggctcttttgatagtaaaggttgctgacccctggtttggAGAAAACAACATTAGACCGTGGTAGAAATGCAGACAACAGTggactgaaggaaccttttagttccagggactaaaagtggAAACCCAGCATTAAGAACgtacatttaaagctgcagtgggtagaattggagcaacgttttgcccaatgatggcaaAATAATACTGCCTGCTGCTGGTTCTGACGTGAGGTTTCTTGTTAACAGCACATGGTGATTATTACCCCTTTGACGGCCCTGATGGCACTCTTGCCCACGCCTTCGCCCCGGCCCCCGGCATCGGAGGAGATGCtcattttgatgatgatgagaccTTCACTTTCCGCTCAAACAGAGGTGAGTTTGTTATTGACGCTCAGCATGTCTGTTTTTACTTGTCAGCGTGAAAGGATATAATTATGGAGAGAGGAGCTGTAACTAACCTGTAGTTCTGTGTATTCTCTGCTGCAGGCTACGTCCTCTTCATGGTGGCTGCCCATGAGTTCGGCCACTCCCTGGGCTTGTCTCACTCTGATGATCCCGGTGCTCTCATGTACCCCGTCTACTCGTACAGAAACCCCGACACCTTCGTTCTGCCGCGGGACGATGTCAACGGCATCCAGTCTCTCTATGGTTAGTACTAACGATGCCTGTTTGCACACAGTAGCACTTAAACCAAAATCTCAGACAGCCTCTTGCGCAATATTTCATGATGCTACTCAACTGTTATTGTTGCAATATGATGCAGCGCTTTCTAAATACTTGGTGACTCATTTTGTTTATCCTCCAGGTGCAAACCCTGATAAGGATCCCTCTGTAACCAGACCTCAGCCCCCCACCACCCCCGACTCCTGTGATTCAACCATGGTTCTGGATGCTGTCACCACCCTGCGAGGAGAGATGCTCTTCTTCAAAGACAGGTATATCAGACACGCTGCACAGCAGAACgctaaaacatctggatccAAACCTATCGGGATTTTGTTctcactagggatgcaccgataccagtatcgggtatcgggtccgatactgtgctcatgtactcgtactcggaaaaacggctccgatacaacggcaccgataccgcTTTACGGTGGTACACCCGACCCCACTGGGCCGGGATCCCGCCTCAGCCGcccgcaccggccctcactttcattgcgcccacagggttttgcttgcaccctctgactcgcgcgtgcgttagactccttgggtcgggtgggttgccgacatcgctgcagacccatggcgccttttacgtgggccgagccccgatctggcggcacgacgcgCTTGGGGCGCACTGAaaacagtccgccccggttgacagtcgcaccgggagcagggggccccgtccctccccggtGGGGacagagggcgcagcgagccctttgtctgCGAGCCACCTTCccccccgagcctttccaaacCGACCTAGagcgtgtgtcgctcacaccctccagctggctgttaacgagggtcttttggcacagagaagtactcatatcggtactcggtatcggcgagtatccaaatgtaagtacttgtactcggtgcatccctagttctcACCATAAGTGGCTTCATGTGCATAATgttcttgtgtgttttcagcttcttCTGGCGGAGTTACCCTCAGAGCAACACACCTCAGCAAAGTCTCATCACAAACTTCTGGCCCAACGCCCCCACCAGCAT
This portion of the Sebastes umbrosus isolate fSebUmb1 chromosome 17, fSebUmb1.pri, whole genome shotgun sequence genome encodes:
- the LOC119476138 gene encoding collagenase 3-like, which translates into the protein METFNLCVLLSLAVAVYCVPISQVTVQDEDFAENYLKNFFNLTEESGPPMRRGISPVSRKLSEMQRFFGLQITGTLDADTMAMMKKPRCGVPDVKIARFSTFGNDFKWKKNSLTFRIENYTPDMPVSEVDDSIEKALQVWAKVTPLRFTRIYSGTADIMISFGGRSHGDIYPFDGPNGILAHAFAPGRDLGGDAHFDEDETFTFRSNRGYVLFMVAAHEFGHSLGLTHSNDPGALMFPHYSFGNPDTFVLPRDDVNGIQSLYGPNPQDPSIEEPQPPTTPDACDSTMVLDAVATLRGEMLFFKDRFFWRSYPQSNTPQQSLITNFWPDAPTSINAAYESQQSDKLFVFKGREVWAFSGYDLVSGYPKPISSFGLPKSVKKINAALYDVRSGKTLFFVGDNYYSYDEARKTMDQGFPKRVDQTFSGLTSEVTAAFQYRGFTYIYSGPHMYEYSLRTGRMFRLLGNSYFLRCTNY
- the LOC119476135 gene encoding collagenase 3-like isoform X2, translating into MTTSKQLLNCLFSEWSLNYLKNFFNLTEERGPATRRGISPVSRKLSEMQRFFGLQITGTLDADTVVMMKKARCGVPDGNIARFSTFGSNLKWEKKSLTYRIVTYTRDMPVSEIDDSIEKALQVWAKVTPLRFTKISSGTADIMISFGSRSHGDYYPFDGPDGTLAHAFAPAPGIGGDAHFDDDETFTFRSNRGYVLFMVAAHEFGHSLGLSHSDDPGALMYPVYSYRNPDTFVLPRDDVNGIQSLYGANPDKDPSVTRPQPPTTPDSCDSTMVLDAVTTLRGEMLFFKDSFFWRSYPQSNTPQQSLITNFWPNAPTSINAAYESRHSDKVFLFKGRKVWAFRGYDLVRGYPKKLTSVGLPRRVKKIDAALYDVQSGKTLFFEGDIYYSYDEARKTMDQGFPKRVDQTFSGLSGRVTAAFQYRGFTYIYSGPYMFEYNLRTGRLYRVLRNSYFLRCTNF
- the LOC119476135 gene encoding collagenase 3-like isoform X1; protein product: MRSCSLCIVLSLLALTVYCVPTTPPPPPVTVQDEGFAENYLKNFFNLTEERGPATRRGISPVSRKLSEMQRFFGLQITGTLDADTVVMMKKARCGVPDGNIARFSTFGSNLKWEKKSLTYRIVTYTRDMPVSEIDDSIEKALQVWAKVTPLRFTKISSGTADIMISFGSRSHGDYYPFDGPDGTLAHAFAPAPGIGGDAHFDDDETFTFRSNRGYVLFMVAAHEFGHSLGLSHSDDPGALMYPVYSYRNPDTFVLPRDDVNGIQSLYGANPDKDPSVTRPQPPTTPDSCDSTMVLDAVTTLRGEMLFFKDSFFWRSYPQSNTPQQSLITNFWPNAPTSINAAYESRHSDKVFLFKGRKVWAFRGYDLVRGYPKKLTSVGLPRRVKKIDAALYDVQSGKTLFFEGDIYYSYDEARKTMDQGFPKRVDQTFSGLSGRVTAAFQYRGFTYIYSGPYMFEYNLRTGRLYRVLRNSYFLRCTNF